The proteins below are encoded in one region of Cryomorphaceae bacterium 1068:
- a CDS encoding DUF2330 domain-containing protein, with protein MKRRITAIFMAMLIISTDVSAFCGFYVAKASTDLFNEKSEVILVRDGDHTVITMSNDFKGDVKDFAMVVPVPVVLREDQIKVVEREIFDRLDAYSAPRLVEYHDANPCQPIVQRDMAMSKMAVPEMSMRMQEEVMEDEDKDYGVTIEAEYTIGEYDILLLSAEESDGLETWLTRNGYQIPAKAAEVLEPYILSDTKFFVVKVNLDKQQKNGFDYLRPIQISFESDRFMLPIRLGMANANGPQDLIVYAFTRTGRVEPVNYRTVKMPTANKVPLFVNRYFGEFYQDLFHRAYHKEGRSAVFLEYAWNVSPMQGVKCDPCVSPPPVFGDFATAGVNWVTGMNYESQVFFTRLHVRYTKDRFPQDLQFQVTPNAEHFQARYVITHPAKGDLNCEAGDRYVRDLENRRSLEVKELAALAGWTNPNYADYVTEYSKRFKPDKYAPQRNSFLPSAILPGGDDDGGSWAKWLFPLAVILGVTFLRPKRKRKDA; from the coding sequence ATGAAAAGGAGAATCACCGCCATTTTTATGGCTATGCTGATTATCAGCACCGATGTGTCAGCCTTCTGCGGATTTTACGTCGCAAAAGCTTCGACCGATTTATTCAATGAAAAATCAGAAGTCATTCTGGTAAGAGACGGCGATCACACCGTCATCACCATGAGCAACGACTTTAAGGGCGATGTCAAAGACTTTGCGATGGTAGTGCCCGTGCCAGTCGTTCTCAGAGAAGACCAGATCAAGGTTGTTGAGCGAGAAATCTTTGACCGGCTCGATGCCTATTCTGCTCCACGACTTGTGGAATACCACGACGCCAACCCTTGTCAGCCGATTGTACAGCGTGATATGGCGATGAGCAAAATGGCCGTGCCCGAAATGAGTATGAGAATGCAAGAAGAAGTCATGGAAGACGAAGACAAAGACTATGGAGTGACCATCGAAGCCGAGTACACCATCGGTGAGTACGACATCTTGTTGTTAAGCGCCGAAGAGTCTGATGGTTTGGAGACATGGCTTACGCGCAATGGTTATCAGATTCCTGCCAAGGCGGCTGAAGTATTAGAGCCATACATCCTCAGCGACACCAAATTCTTTGTGGTTAAGGTCAACTTGGATAAGCAGCAGAAAAATGGATTCGACTACCTCAGACCGATTCAAATCAGCTTTGAGAGCGACCGATTTATGCTTCCTATCCGATTGGGTATGGCCAATGCCAATGGTCCCCAGGATTTGATTGTATACGCTTTTACGCGCACGGGAAGAGTAGAGCCCGTGAATTACCGAACGGTGAAAATGCCCACGGCCAATAAAGTTCCACTTTTCGTAAACCGATACTTCGGTGAGTTCTATCAAGACCTTTTTCACCGTGCTTACCACAAAGAGGGCAGGAGTGCAGTATTCTTGGAATACGCTTGGAATGTAAGTCCAATGCAAGGGGTAAAGTGCGACCCTTGTGTGTCACCACCACCTGTATTTGGAGATTTTGCTACCGCAGGAGTCAATTGGGTTACGGGGATGAATTACGAGAGTCAGGTCTTTTTTACCCGTTTACATGTGCGCTACACTAAAGATCGATTCCCACAAGACTTGCAGTTTCAGGTTACTCCGAACGCCGAGCATTTTCAGGCCCGTTACGTTATCACTCATCCGGCCAAAGGAGACTTGAATTGTGAGGCAGGAGATCGATACGTTCGTGATTTGGAAAACAGAAGAAGTCTGGAAGTAAAGGAGCTTGCTGCTCTTGCGGGTTGGACCAACCCCAATTATGCCGACTACGTAACAGAGTACTCAAAACGCTTCAAGCCCGATAAGTATGCACCACAGCGAAATTCATTCTTGCCCTCAGCGATTTTGCCCGGAGGTGATGATGATGGTGGATCATGGGCCAAGTGGTTGTTTCCGCTAGCAGTAATATTAGGGGTCACCTTTTTGCGTCCCAAGCGAAAGCGAAAAGACGCCTGA
- a CDS encoding outer membrane beta-barrel protein — protein MKYLSIVIASFLLFSISDLKAQKDSEKPSTVIFTAGWSYADLNQGDESTDSRNGLHIGLRKDIKLFPTMHLETGALYVQKGATFDLEELGTLEYQLDYIDIPAALKFKFGGLYALGGVSGNIRIKSEVEGEKVDNINPFSLSSSLGAGFKFLMFSIDARWNHTLTDIVKDNDGDKIYNSYFLIGLSFHLQRK, from the coding sequence ATGAAGTATCTATCCATTGTAATCGCATCATTTTTATTGTTTTCCATATCAGACCTAAAAGCTCAGAAAGATTCTGAGAAACCATCTACCGTCATTTTTACTGCCGGTTGGAGTTATGCTGATTTGAATCAGGGAGATGAGTCCACTGATTCGCGAAATGGTCTTCATATCGGATTGAGAAAAGATATTAAGCTTTTTCCGACGATGCACTTGGAAACAGGGGCACTCTACGTGCAAAAAGGGGCAACGTTTGATCTTGAGGAGCTAGGCACTTTGGAGTATCAGCTCGATTACATTGATATTCCCGCCGCACTTAAATTCAAGTTCGGAGGTCTTTATGCCTTGGGTGGAGTTTCAGGAAATATCAGGATCAAGTCAGAGGTAGAAGGAGAAAAAGTTGATAATATCAATCCTTTTTCGCTGTCCTCATCGTTGGGCGCAGGGTTTAAGTTTCTGATGTTTTCAATAGATGCCAGATGGAACCACACCTTGACTGATATTGTAAAGGACAATGACGGAGACAAGATCTACAACTCATATTTCTTGATCGGATTGAGTTTTCACTTGCAACGCAAGTAG
- the def gene encoding peptide deformylase, which translates to MILPIVAYGDPVLKKEADDIDKDHEGLDELIDNMFETMYGAQGIGLAAPQIGKSIRLFIVDASPFGEDEEDPEAQKVKDFKEVFINARIVEEKGEPFVFPEGCLSIPNIREDVTRDDTIVIEYYDREWNFHRKEYDGYAARIIQHEYDHIDGILFTDKLKPLKKKLLKRKLTDISKGNVEVNYRMRFPQLKLKR; encoded by the coding sequence ATGATATTACCAATAGTCGCCTACGGCGATCCTGTATTGAAGAAGGAAGCCGATGACATAGATAAGGACCACGAAGGTCTGGATGAGTTGATTGACAATATGTTTGAGACCATGTACGGTGCTCAAGGCATAGGGTTGGCTGCACCGCAAATTGGAAAGTCCATTCGGCTCTTTATCGTTGATGCTTCTCCTTTCGGTGAAGATGAGGAAGATCCCGAAGCTCAGAAAGTAAAGGATTTCAAAGAAGTCTTTATCAATGCTCGTATCGTTGAAGAAAAGGGAGAGCCCTTCGTTTTTCCGGAAGGGTGCCTCAGCATACCTAATATCCGGGAGGACGTAACGCGCGATGACACTATTGTGATTGAGTATTACGATAGAGAGTGGAATTTTCATCGAAAAGAATACGACGGCTATGCAGCCCGAATTATCCAACACGAATACGACCACATAGACGGTATTCTATTTACCGACAAATTAAAACCGCTGAAAAAGAAATTACTGAAGCGCAAGTTGACGGATATTTCCAAAGGAAATGTAGAGGTGAATTACCGTATGCGATTTCCACAATTAAAACTTAAGAGATGA
- a CDS encoding gliding motility-associated C-terminal domain-containing protein yields the protein MATKKILLLAFLFACFSVTVNAQKSSGDDSLPDSPLDIFIPNAFTPNGDGLNDSFRTQITGPELDLYEFMVLDRNGKEVFYTTDPNENWDGTIKGSSFTSGTSMFIYILKIKSIEDRGPMTLRGHVVLIR from the coding sequence ATGGCAACAAAAAAAATACTTCTACTCGCCTTTTTGTTCGCGTGTTTCTCAGTTACCGTGAATGCCCAGAAATCATCAGGTGATGATTCTCTGCCCGACAGTCCTTTGGATATTTTTATCCCCAATGCTTTTACACCCAATGGTGATGGATTGAATGATTCTTTCAGAACCCAAATCACAGGGCCCGAACTCGATCTTTATGAGTTTATGGTTTTGGATCGAAACGGTAAGGAGGTATTCTACACTACAGACCCGAATGAAAATTGGGATGGAACAATTAAAGGGAGTTCTTTTACTTCAGGTACTTCCATGTTCATTTATATCCTGAAGATTAAATCAATAGAAGATAGAGGGCCAATGACATTAAGAGGTCATGTGGTATTGATTCGCTAG
- a CDS encoding DUF2461 domain-containing protein: MIYFSPDFNEFFKELAAHNHKDWFDLNRDRYHKNIKEPFEIFVSDLVDELKKDDPRLNINPKSAIFRINRDIRFSKDKSPYKLNRSAAIAPDGKKSIAKGGIYVEIGPGRVMVGGGAFQPDKEELQNLREAIAANPKKFRKAVEDEQFLKVYEEIHGDENKRLPSKALLEAAKIEPLIFKKSFYYLCESPPEMVTSDKLIQKIVGQYNAAKPLRDFISKAVS; encoded by the coding sequence ATGATCTATTTCTCACCTGATTTCAACGAATTCTTTAAAGAACTCGCTGCCCATAATCACAAAGATTGGTTTGATTTAAACCGAGACCGCTACCACAAAAACATCAAGGAGCCTTTTGAAATTTTTGTGTCAGACTTGGTGGACGAACTGAAAAAAGATGACCCCAGGTTGAATATAAACCCGAAGTCGGCCATATTTCGCATTAATCGAGACATCCGCTTCAGTAAGGACAAGTCTCCATACAAGTTGAATCGATCTGCAGCTATTGCTCCTGATGGGAAGAAAAGTATCGCAAAAGGTGGAATTTATGTTGAAATAGGCCCCGGAAGGGTGATGGTGGGCGGAGGTGCCTTTCAGCCGGACAAAGAAGAGCTACAGAACCTCAGAGAAGCAATAGCTGCCAATCCGAAGAAGTTTAGAAAGGCAGTAGAGGATGAGCAGTTTCTTAAGGTTTATGAAGAAATTCATGGAGACGAAAACAAGCGACTACCAAGCAAGGCGCTATTGGAGGCTGCCAAGATCGAACCACTGATTTTTAAGAAAAGCTTCTATTATCTCTGCGAGTCACCTCCTGAAATGGTTACTTCAGATAAATTGATTCAAAAAATTGTAGGACAGTATAATGCGGCTAAACCCTTGCGTGATTTTATCTCGAAAGCTGTAAGCTAA
- a CDS encoding tetratricopeptide repeat protein — MIRTVGLAVFGALVMVSCASEETGSEERAKTHAEQRLELSMRIDSLETIMEEKNLLPGDELMGELLKDYIEYTEKFPGDMDKTPEYLYKAAAISRAVNLPVKAIKLYDRILAKYPRWEKAPEVAFLTAFTYDEDLGEPELAKESYEKVIEKYPGDLWAVQAEQRLATVGMSDDELLEFLKEKQKEAEAAED, encoded by the coding sequence ATGATTAGGACAGTAGGATTGGCAGTTTTTGGTGCATTGGTAATGGTATCGTGTGCCTCTGAAGAGACAGGGTCGGAAGAACGTGCAAAGACCCATGCTGAACAAAGGTTGGAACTATCTATGCGCATTGATTCTCTTGAGACGATCATGGAGGAGAAAAACCTCCTTCCCGGAGATGAACTGATGGGGGAGCTACTGAAAGATTACATTGAGTACACGGAAAAGTTTCCAGGTGATATGGACAAGACGCCCGAGTATCTCTACAAGGCGGCGGCCATATCCAGAGCGGTAAATCTACCGGTAAAAGCCATTAAACTCTACGATCGTATTCTGGCAAAATACCCACGTTGGGAGAAAGCACCTGAAGTGGCCTTCTTGACGGCCTTCACTTACGATGAAGATCTGGGCGAACCTGAATTAGCAAAAGAGTCTTACGAAAAGGTAATCGAAAAGTACCCCGGCGACCTATGGGCTGTGCAAGCCGAGCAGCGATTGGCTACTGTAGGAATGAGCGACGATGAGCTTCTGGAGTTTTTAAAAGAGAAGCAAAAGGAAGCCGAAGCGGCTGAGGATTAA
- a CDS encoding RnfABCDGE type electron transport complex subunit D, translating to MNLVSTITQERNDPRYLQIFLLGSFLAYGLLFLQWSARLDVFAAAFVSSLVTQIIWAKWKGQPLSSIKSALISALGLCLLLRVDSVWVMALAGVATISSKFLIRHKGKHVFNPTNFGIILAILTGHAWISPGQWGHGETGMLLILLGATGILLRVKRWDLSLTFLTVLFGLESLRLIAYLGWDWPVVFHRFNSGTILLFAFFMITDPKTTPNSRKGRILWASMIALLSFFLGQFFYLYQAPLIALFIISFTTPLIDQVFKAERFKWIPKTQNI from the coding sequence ATGAATTTGGTTTCCACAATTACTCAAGAGCGCAACGACCCCAGGTATCTTCAGATATTCTTATTGGGATCTTTTTTGGCCTACGGGCTTCTATTTCTTCAATGGTCGGCAAGGCTCGATGTTTTCGCCGCTGCCTTTGTTTCATCCCTTGTTACCCAGATCATTTGGGCCAAATGGAAAGGGCAACCCCTTAGTTCTATTAAGAGTGCTTTGATAAGCGCTTTGGGTCTCTGCTTGCTGCTGAGGGTAGATTCCGTTTGGGTAATGGCCTTGGCAGGAGTCGCGACAATCTCTTCAAAATTCCTCATTCGACACAAGGGCAAGCACGTTTTCAATCCCACCAATTTTGGGATTATCCTCGCTATTCTGACCGGGCACGCCTGGATATCACCGGGCCAATGGGGCCACGGTGAAACAGGGATGTTGCTTATATTATTGGGTGCCACGGGCATTCTGCTCCGAGTAAAGCGTTGGGATCTCTCTTTGACTTTTCTCACGGTGCTGTTTGGTTTGGAGTCGTTGAGGCTCATTGCCTATCTCGGTTGGGATTGGCCCGTGGTTTTCCACCGCTTCAATAGCGGAACTATTCTGCTTTTCGCCTTCTTCATGATTACCGATCCCAAGACGACTCCAAATAGCCGAAAAGGGAGAATTCTCTGGGCGAGTATGATTGCCTTACTCAGCTTTTTTCTTGGTCAGTTTTTCTACCTGTACCAAGCCCCGCTTATTGCATTATTTATCATTTCATTCACTACTCCACTCATCGACCAGGTGTTTAAAGCCGAGCGATTTAAGTGGATACCTAAAACCCAAAACATATGA
- a CDS encoding DNA alkylation repair protein, with amino-acid sequence MVYEHSDVNELLGTFFSLSENIVYLRLPTTILDLMTLDELTAELKTIPSNDIKNGWSKKITNGDDTFGLNFTTVQKIAKQLETDAVLADELYASHNHDLKVLGTYIDDGESYTIDEMSDRIEQVYPSPFSDKFCENVVAKSPYAVHFIDVWKKSKDADKRCYAYSTLASVAKQKNTLGEDFFIDHINAISGCIKDEPRHVRKAMYKAMINIGCRDNFLKEASMAAARRVGLIRLNGNSSVDLLLKIQKAAESRKPVFA; translated from the coding sequence ATGGTATATGAACATAGTGATGTAAATGAATTACTAGGCACATTCTTTTCTCTTTCAGAAAATATCGTCTATCTTCGATTACCAACTACTATTTTAGACCTTATGACTTTAGATGAACTTACCGCAGAACTAAAGACTATTCCTTCAAACGACATTAAGAACGGTTGGTCGAAAAAGATTACAAATGGTGACGATACCTTCGGACTGAACTTCACCACCGTTCAAAAAATCGCGAAACAGCTAGAAACTGACGCCGTTCTAGCCGATGAGCTCTATGCGAGTCACAACCACGATCTCAAAGTACTGGGAACCTACATTGATGATGGCGAGAGCTACACCATAGATGAAATGTCTGATAGAATTGAGCAGGTCTACCCTTCTCCTTTTTCGGATAAGTTTTGCGAAAACGTTGTGGCTAAGTCCCCATATGCCGTTCACTTTATAGACGTATGGAAAAAGAGTAAGGATGCGGATAAACGCTGCTACGCGTATTCTACATTGGCATCTGTAGCCAAGCAAAAGAATACTTTAGGCGAGGACTTTTTTATCGATCACATCAACGCAATTTCAGGATGCATCAAAGATGAGCCCCGACATGTGCGAAAAGCTATGTACAAGGCCATGATCAATATCGGATGTCGCGATAATTTCCTAAAAGAAGCAAGTATGGCCGCTGCCAGAAGAGTGGGCCTAATCAGGTTGAACGGAAATTCATCAGTTGATCTTCTGCTCAAGATTCAAAAAGCCGCTGAATCGAGAAAACCCGTTTTTGCCTAG
- a CDS encoding transferase hexapeptide repeat family protein, which yields MSNIFSFKGFTPVVHPTAFIHPNATVTGNVVIGKEVYIGPGAAIRGDWGRIEIGDGCNVQENCTIHMFPGKTVILEPSAHVGHGAVIHGAHLGENCLIGMNSVIMDDVCIGRESIVGALSFVAAGQDIPERSLVVGNPGKVIKKVSDEMIAWKTKGTALYQSLPEECRQSLEPTTSLTEEEENRPNQENLYSTWNKIKGEY from the coding sequence AATATCTTTTCCTTCAAGGGTTTCACTCCCGTTGTTCATCCCACAGCGTTCATTCATCCTAATGCTACGGTGACAGGGAACGTGGTCATTGGAAAAGAAGTTTACATTGGCCCCGGAGCGGCTATTCGAGGAGACTGGGGTAGAATTGAAATCGGTGATGGCTGCAATGTTCAAGAGAATTGCACGATCCACATGTTCCCTGGAAAAACCGTGATTTTAGAGCCCTCAGCGCACGTAGGTCACGGAGCTGTCATCCACGGTGCTCATCTCGGAGAGAACTGCCTTATAGGCATGAATAGCGTTATTATGGACGATGTCTGCATTGGCAGAGAATCGATTGTAGGAGCGCTGAGCTTCGTAGCTGCCGGTCAGGATATTCCCGAAAGGAGTTTGGTCGTTGGAAATCCGGGTAAGGTGATCAAGAAGGTATCGGATGAAATGATCGCATGGAAAACAAAAGGAACCGCGCTTTATCAGTCCCTCCCCGAAGAATGTCGTCAATCGCTAGAGCCGACCACATCCTTAACTGAAGAAGAGGAAAACCGCCCCAATCAAGAGAATCTCTACAGCACTTGGAATAAAATCAAAGGGGAATATTAG